From Lewinellaceae bacterium:
CGCGCCTGATTAGCATCAAGCGGCCAGCCCGGCGTCCCCGGCCGGTGGAAACGAGCCAGCACCCATTGATTGCGCCCCCGGAATTTGAGCCCCAGCGCTTTGACCTGCTTCAGGTCCTGCTCGGCAAGATCGGCGCGGTCCACAAATTCCACCTTGAGCATGACCTGGTTCATGCCAAGGGCCACCTGATCTTCAAAAGGCAAATCGTCCGGTTGGTTCAACAAAATCAGATAGGATTTAAACCCTTCATCGCCAGGATAGACTCCCAAAGCAAATACTTCCCCGGCATTGCCCATGACGCAGCAGTAGCCGATCTCGCCGCTCTCGGGATCCTGCACGCCAAAAATGTCGCTGTCGTGCATCCACTCCCAGGGCGCCAGGTCCCGGTAGGCAATGGCGGCTTCGTAAAATTCTTTCCAGGTTTTTTGATCTTTCATGGCATTTGCGTTTGAGAATGAAGTTATTGTGTGAGCGCCTCTATAGTAAGGTAAAAACAAGAATCAAAAAGTCAAGAAACGGGAAGAAAAAATTTTCCTGCAAATAGGCATCACCCCAGTAATTCCAGCAACCCCATCACAATCTTGCGCATTTTCGGTTCCACCCCCTGAGCTACGGCGATCACATCTTCATGCGTTGTTTCCCGAATCTCTTCCAGCGGATAGCATTTGTTCGTGGCGACTGACATCGCCATCACGTCGAGGCCCATGTGCCGGGCGACGAGCACTTCCGGCACCGTCGACATCCCCACCAGGTCGGCGCCGATGATGTGGAAAAAGTTGTACTCGGCCGGCGTTTCCAGGTTGGGGCCCTGTAGGGCCAGGTAGACGCCTTCGTGGGCGCGGATGCCGTGCTTCCGGGCAATTTCCAGCCCTTTGGCGTTTAGCCGGCGGTCGTAAGTATGCAGCATATCGGGGAAGCGGGGGCCGAGGCGTTCGTCATTGGGGCCGCGCAGGGGGTTGTCGGGCTGCATATTGATGTGGTCTTTGAGGAAGACGATATCGCCCGCCTGGATGTGCTGGTTGGCGCTGCCGGCTGCATTGGAAACGATGAGCAGCCCGATGCCCAGGAACTTCATCACCCGCACCGGGAAGGTGATCTGTTTGGCGGTATAGCCTTCGTAGTAGTGGAAGCGCCCGGCCATGGCCACCAC
This genomic window contains:
- a CDS encoding purine-nucleoside phosphorylase; translation: MEQQALLYDQIQEALQYIRTQTDFQPRYGIVLGTGLSGLADEIEAAAEIPYGDIPHFPTSTVKGHKGKLVFGMLAGRPVVAMAGRFHYYEGYTAKQITFPVRVMKFLGIGLLIVSNAAGSANQHIQAGDIVFLKDHINMQPDNPLRGPNDERLGPRFPDMLHTYDRRLNAKGLEIARKHGIRAHEGVYLALQGPNLETPAEYNFFHIIGADLVGMSTVPEVLVARHMGLDVMAMSVATNKCYPLEEIRETTHEDVIAVAQGVEPKMRKIVMGLLELLG